The proteins below come from a single Ictidomys tridecemlineatus isolate mIctTri1 chromosome 8, mIctTri1.hap1, whole genome shotgun sequence genomic window:
- the LOC120889308 gene encoding uncharacterized protein LOC120889308 translates to MGSHSKIPLLFCFIFVLTCLSLEMSEREEKPLTSEEKLFAFEEQIGRKDGCICQEDRKAVIMILCGSLFTGFCLGFVWRHLVGLYYSRNTGSAISKKQTERVLSKLLEEGSFPVKPRAVRAYVDVIQEYSPWLFKKELLDISQWNHHGEDLKRIEKNNPGTLPVGTLSLWTLVSSLLSPKPSVQTEVEEEEDILIQVEEEVSQVSQTEEKIQVKARASQKEEKIQVKEKVFRDSETEEGSLEQKNLSGEKLKQVTANKTLLLESVSVQPTAPPLQETATNSILSPEGVSVQPTAPPLQETATNSTLSPEGISVQSTAPPPYAKRLPTPAVDSLDPETGSQVCPVFEVGGQRTYQGLNFKSVKELKEAVATYGPQAPFTVSLVESITNLSMTPADWASLCKAVLNGGQYLLWKVANEEFCKETASRNAAAGYPQRNLDMLLGKGPYEDRQQQLAYDPGVYLQIAVDAVRAWKSLQEPGGLQGQLSKIIQGANEPYAEFVDRLIQTATRVFGNTEQAMPFIKQLAYDQANRWCRDIIRPWKHEDLNTYIKLCRDINEQGQIVAAAVKQALDARDINEQGQIVAAAVKQALDARDINEQGQIVAAAVKQVLDARDINEQGQIVAAAVKQALDARPRTCYNCQQTGHFKRNCPIGGGFNKTRYQTSRIPGICPRCRRGRHWANECRSQTTIEGTPLYWANEYRPQTTIEGTPLSKNEQGQGVYPQYRGQRHRAPLPKNGQGAPMLRGPKPQIYGALEEPSNPSNPIRVVPSTSDPSSDKPEGAQGWTSAPPPNQY, encoded by the coding sequence atggggagccattctaagattcctcttttgttttgcttcatttttgttttaacttgcctgtccctggagatgagtgagagggaagaaaaaccactcacatctgaggaaaaactatttgcgtttgaggaacagatagggagaaaggacggatgcatatgtcaggaggatagaaaggctgttataatgattttgtgtggttccctttttactggattctgtctcggttttgtttggcgtcatcttgttgggttgtattatagtagaaatacgggatcagcaattagtaaaaaacaaaccgaaagagtgttaagtaaattgttagaggaaggaagcttcccagtaaaaccaagagcagtcagggcatacgttgatgtaatacaagaatatagcccatggctttttaagaaggagttgttagatatatcacaatggaaccatcatggtgaagatttaaaaagaatagaaaagaacaacccagggactctgccagttggcacattgtcattgtggaccttggtatctagtttgcttagtccaaagccttcagttcagacagaggtagaggaagaagaagacatattgattcaagtagaagaggaagtctctcaagttagtcagacagaggaaaagattcaagtaaaagctcgagctagtcagaaagaggaaaagattcaagtaaaagagaaggtctttcgagatagtgagacagaggaaggaagtttagagcagaaaaatctatcaggggaaaagttaaaacaggtgactgctaataagacccttttgttagagagcgtaagtgtccaaccaacagcaccgcctctacaggagactgctactaacagcattctatcaccagagggcgtaagtgttcaaccaacagcgccacctctacaggagactgctactaacagcactctatcaccagagggcataagtgtccaatcaacagcaccacctccatatgctaagagactcccaacccccgcagttgatagtttggatcctgagacaggatctcaagtatgccctgtatttgaggtaggagggcagcgaacttaccagggtttaaatttcaaatcagtgaaggagctaaaagaggctgtagcaacctatggtcctcaagcacccttcactgtaagcttggtcgaatccattaccaacttaagcatgacgccagcagattgggctagtttgtgtaaagctgtgctaaatggaggacaatacctgttatggaaggttgccaatgaggaattttgcaaggagacggctagtcgaaatgcagcagctggttatcctcagagaaatctagatatgttgttaggaaagggaccttatgaggatcggcagcaacaacttgcatatgatcctggtgtatatttacaaattgctgtagatgcagttagggcatggaagtctttacaagaacctggaggtttacaaggtcaattatctaagataatacaaggagctaatgaaccttacgctgaatttgtagataggcttattcaaacagctaccagagtttttgggaatacagaacaagcaatgccatttataaaacaactggcttatgaccaagcgaatcgttggtgtagagatatcattagaccatggaaacatgaagatttaaacacatatattaaattatgtagagacattaatgaacaagggcaaattgtggcagctgcagtaaaacaagctttagatgccagagacattaatgaacaagggcaaattgtggcagctgcagtaaaacaggctttagatgccagagacattaatgaacaagggcaaattgtggcagctgcagtaaaacaggttttagatgccagagacattaatgaacaagggcaaattgtggcagctgcagtaaaacaggctttagatgccaggccaagaacatgctacaattgtcaacaaacaggacattttaaaaggaattgccccataggaggagggtttaacaaaactaggtatcaaacaagtagaataccgggtatttgcccacgatgccgtagagggagacattgggctaatgaatgccgttctcaaaccaccatagagggtactccattatattgggctaatgaataccgtcctcaaaccaccatagagggtactccattatcaaaaaacgaacaaggacaaggtgtttatccacaatatcgtggacaaaggcatcgggctccgttgccaaaaaatggacagggggccccaatgctccggggccccaaaccacaaatatacggagcactggaggaacccagcaaccccagcaaccccatcagggtagtgcccagcacatcagatccctcatcagacaaaccagagggagcgcagggttggacatctgcgcctccaccaaatcagtactaa